In a single window of the Nicotiana tomentosiformis chromosome 8, ASM39032v3, whole genome shotgun sequence genome:
- the LOC138897363 gene encoding uncharacterized protein yields the protein MGPPELYVPPLASPRLVGDGVPRPRGGAVDVVAAELEGGEYGSLAYLPVVESPLAVDVQALANQFVRFDVSEPNHVLSCLVEQSSLLERIKARQFDDTQLLVLKDTMQRGSAKEVVIGDDGVMRLQGRICVPNFNGLRDLILEEAHSSCYSIYPGVRKMYRDFKQHYWWQRMKKDIIAHVSQCLNYQQVKY from the exons atgggtcctcccgaactctatgTACCACCCCTAGCTTCACCACGCCTTGTGGGTGATGGAGTGCCTCGACCTAGAggaggtgctgtggatgtagtGGCTGCAGAACTG gaaggcggagagtatggcagtttggcatatttaccagtAGTAGAGAGCCCTCTAGCcgtggatgttcaggccttggccaatcagtttgtaagatttgatgtttcggagcccaatcACGTTCTTTCTTGCTTGGTGGAACAGTCATcattgttggagcgtatcaaggctcgccagtttgatgatacTCAGTTGTTGGTGTTGAAGGACACGATGCAGCGGGGTagtgctaaggaggttgtgattggtgatgacggtgttatgcggcttcaaggcaggatttgtgttccaaattttaatgggttgagagatttgatccttgaggaggctcacagctcatgCTATTCAATTTACCCAGGTGTCAggaagatgtaccgtgactttaaacagcactattggtggcaaagaatgaagaaagatattattGCCCATGTCTCTCAGtgtttgaattatcaacaagTGAAGTATTAG